A part of Neovison vison isolate M4711 chromosome 8, ASM_NN_V1, whole genome shotgun sequence genomic DNA contains:
- the LOC122915574 gene encoding uncharacterized protein C14orf119 homolog: MPLESSSSLIPLSFLSPFPSVPESITNSSRPPMSYITSQEMKCILHWFASWLGPQHEGCLQDLVAKAMPGKLQPLLEGLEQLEQPHIFECQVRLWDQWFRGWARQEHNELVRQLVVRLMAVLPGSGCYNW; this comes from the coding sequence ATGCCACTGGAATCATCTTCTTCTTTGATCCCActatccttcctttctccctttccctcagtaCCAGAGAGTATTACTAACTCTTCCCGTCCCCCAATGTCTTACATCACTTCCCAGGAGATGAAGTGTATTCTGCACTGGTTTGCCAGTTGGTTAGGTCCCCAGCATGAAGGTTGCCTACAGGACCTGGTAGCTAAGGCAATGCCAGGAAAATTACAGCCACTGCTGGAAGGGCTGGAGCAGCTGGAGCAGCCTCATATCTTTGAGTGCCAGGTACGTCTTTGGGATCAGTGGTTTCGAGGCTGGGCTAGGCAGGAGCACAACGAATTAGTCAGGCAGCTGGTGGTCAGACTTATGGCAGTTTTACCAGGCAGCGGCTGCTATAACTGGTAA